One Syngnathus acus chromosome 13, fSynAcu1.2, whole genome shotgun sequence genomic window carries:
- the scarf1 gene encoding scavenger receptor class F member 1: MKVLLRTLTTLCCCWLSHSLMLDSAGRNVCHNPRDPPTLVCCSGWRQDGKECTIPVCEGDQACLKNELCVYPGVCRCPPGYYGAHCKTRCPPEFWASDCRQVCPCHPHGRCHPVTGQCTCNQNRWGPLCQYACKCAHHGVCHPVYGNCTCDEGWWTATCTKPCQCVPGGSVGPGCDQVTGRCQCHKGHWGLKCPVPCNCYLSQCNQRTGLCECEAGWWGPNCDRRCNCDLTHSSCDPATGQCLCYPGYEGEDCNQPCKPGMYGVGCQMSCGHCKGDEVCASTDGACGSCETGWNGTQCDRLCTPGYYGNSCQETCPRCRNNKPCDPQSGNCWSCNAGWTGPRCEEVCSDRTYGEACRFLCSPCYHGDCHHVTGKCICHSGFQGESCNSSCSGAQFGLNCSSACECGEGVSCHPVTGACPNSGRGALLVGLLLPLLLLVLAIFCCCLCCGGAPADSKDRMTVADGGLAVRMKYHVYSVLANIGAALPCISDWSSGLPRVTVSHHDPELTFNHSFIEPPSSGWVTEGSSFDSDEEEGEALYCVPPREDISGMEGSHFQEMSSKCNMLLDPSGFSSEDITSPFDIPRTSSIAKTKRPSVSFAEGTRFSPKERRGSAQDVTSLSGHPRKAKSTCGGLVFSIGPGEEDEADAEEREDGVEVQVTDHQDLSYEVVDQEEDRKSSNASRTTSGRRRTTSNTAPQHKASATSASDHPPGVPNKVTTVYVTVGKTGRPTSKLEPSSQGPVQAMLRRLGSLQRQREQEPGKSKPKDSEAIAKPPRRKLGARRSVWEQGSPPGVEPAISKPVRRKHASQNTPQTASCDTGSSESIPLKRPLSSILKSVPEVASPDFQGSGRRNEHEPSGGQTESSYFTVGPAGDAATLIEVRTGEGEVESVKEEPCYENVMITHSYTSNTNA, from the exons ATGAAGGTTCTCCTCAGAACTTTGACGACTTTATGCTGCTGTTGGCTGTCTCACTCACTCATGCTGGACTCAGCCGGGAGGAATGTCTGCCACAACCCCAG GGATCCACCCACACTTGTGTGCTGCTCAGGCTGGCGTCAGGATGGAAAAGAGTGCACAATAC ctGTGTGTGAGGGTGATCAGGCCTGTCTGAAGAATGAGCTCTGTGTCTATCCTGGAGTTTGTCGCTGCCCACCAGGCTACTATGGAGCTCACTGTAAAACAC GGTGTCCTCCAGAGTTTTGGGCATCAGACTGCCGTCAAGTGTGCCCGTGTCACCCACATGGCCGCTGTCACCCCGTCACAGGTCAGTGTACCTGCAACCAAAACCGCTGGGGTCCTCTGTGCCAATACGCCTGCAAATGCGCCCACCACGGAGTCTGCCACCCCGTATACGGAAACTGCACCTGCGACGAGGGCTGGTGGACAGCCACTTGCACCAAACCGTGCCAGTGTGTCCCCGGGGGTTCCGTGGGACCCGGCTGCGACCAAGTGACGGGCCGCTGTCAGTGCCACAAAGGGCACTGGGGACTGAAATGTCCCGTCCCTTGCAACTGCTACTTGTCGCAGTGCAACCAGCGCACCGGTTTGTGTGAGTGCGAGGCCGGTTGGTGGGGGCCCAACTGTGACCGGCGTTGCAATTGTGACCTCACACACAGTAGTTGTGACCCTGCCACCGGGCAGTGCTTGTGCTATCCGGGGTACGAAGGCGAAGACTGCAACCAGCCGTGTAAACCTGGGATGTACGGCGTTGGGTGTCAAATGAG TTGTGGACACTGTAAAGGAGATGAAGTGTGCGCCTCCACTGACGGCGCATGTGGATCTTGTGAGACGGGCTGGAATGGGACACAGTGCGACCGCCTTTGCACACCTGGTTACTACGGTAACAGCTGCCAGGAGACGTGCCCGCGGTGCAGAAATAACAAACCCTGCGATCCCCAAAGTGGTAATTGTTGGAGCTGTAATGCGGGATGGACAGGACCCAG GTGCGAGGAGGTCTGCTCCGACAGGACGTATGGAGAGGCTTGCCGCTTCCTGTGCAGCCCGTGTTACCATGGAGACTGTCATCACGTGACAGGAAAATGCATCTGTCATTCGGGCTTTCAGGGGGAGAG TTGTAACAGCAGTTGCTCAGGTGCACAGTTCGGGCTTAACTGTTCCTCGGCCTGTGAGTGTGGCGAAGGGGTCAGCTGTCACCCGGTCACTGGTGCCTGCCCCAACA GTGGCCGAGGCGCTCTCTTGGTTGGCCTACTACTTCCATTGCTGTTGTTGGTCCTCGCTATATTCTGCTGTTGTCTGTGTTGTGGAGGAGCTCCGGCAGATAGCAAAGACAG GATGACAGTGGCAGACGGAGGGCTAGCTGTGCGGATGAAATATCACGTCTACAGCGTCTTGGCTAACATTGGTGCCGCCCTACCCTGCATCTCTGACTGGTCCTCTGGCCTCCCTCGTGTCACTG TGTCTCACCATGACCCAGAGCTAACGTTCAACCACAGCTTCATTGAGCCTCCTTCCTCGGGTTGGGTGACTGAAGGGTCGTCCTTCGACagtgatgaggaggagggggaggctCTTTACTGCGTCCCCCCGAGAGAAG ATATCTCAGGAATGGAGGGTAGCCACTTCCAGGAGATGAGCTCCAAGTGTAACATGCTCTTGGACCCGTCAGGCTTCAGTAGCGAGGACATTACCTCCCCCTTCGACATCCCCCGGACTTCCAGCATTGCCAAAACCAAGCGGCCGTCTGTTTCTTTTGCAGAGGGCACCCGCTTCAGCCCCAAGGAGAGACGTGGCTCGGCTCAAGATGTCACCTCTCTGTCCGGGCACCCACGCAAAGCCAAATCCACCTGCGGGGGTTTAGTGTTCTCAATTGGGCCAGGCGAGGAAGATGAAGCTGATGCTGAGGAGAGGGAAGATGGCGTAGAAGTTCAGGTAACAGATCACCAAGATTTGAGCTATGAGGTTGTGGACCAGGAGGAGGATAGAAAGTCGAGCAACGCATCCCGGACCACATCAGGACGAAGACGTACCACGTCCAACACAGCTCCACAACATAAAGCGTCGGCCACGTCTGCTTCCGATCATCCGCCCGGTGTCCCAAACAAGGTCACCACAGTGTACGTGACGGTAGGGAAGACAGGGCGGCCCACGTCCAAGCTGGAGCCGAGCTCCCAAGGCCCTGTTCAGGCCATGTTAAGGCGTCTTGGAAGCCTCCAGAGACAAAGAGAGCAGGAGCCTGGCAAAAGTAAACCCAAAGACTCAGAAGCCATCGCCAAACCACCCAGGAGGAAACTCGGGGCTCGGAGAAGCGTGTGGGAGCAGGGCAGCCCTCCAGGAGTCGAACCCGCCATCAGTAAACCCGTGAGGAGGAAACACGCTTCACAAAACACTCCTCAAACGGCTTCTTGCGATACAGGGTCGTCAGAGAGCATTCCTCTCAAAAGGCCGCTGTCGTCTATTTTGAAGAGCGTTCCAGAGGTGGCGTCACCTGACTTTCAGGGCTCAGGCAGAAGAAATGAACATGAGCCCAGTGGGGGACAAACTGAAAGCAGTTACTTCACTGTTGGGCCAGCAGGGGACGCTGCTACTCTTATTGAAGTCAGGACCGGTGAAGGTGAAGTAGAGAGTGTGAAAGAGGAGCCATGCTATGAAAACGTCATGATCACACACTCGTATAcctcaaacacaaatgcataa
- the LOC119133113 gene encoding RILP-like protein 1 isoform X2: protein MEQPASSSQANCGCFDKNCSSLTVDDVYEIAKVIGAELERLIDGYGKESVLGLVPRVVKVLELLESFTARNHAHKHREEELLRTFESFQLQQKKRVCKDTDAINENHETREQQQQKEQQWRSKCEELQVQIQQLQEDNGQLQSRLKGSHAQDDRVQRQEREVMLKLKQVVDKQRDELRAKVQEITTISKEAEALQEQLDRFMKMNGELRHKQNVLQAQLKSTVERKADMEADLKEKVKVIEKLQAQMDRTNSNSHSIPSQMNSKTEPSADLNDHDQPCFTKKEVRDIIFERNEVKTNLFLVQEELNYYQREILNEERCPGFLLEAVRAAINKKRKVIKAKMLGIPPPDDSSDEEDKGPVTEVDGSEKPAESRIRNLFGFLTWSGSGRSPTHMSNSSSSWEIIADGEASGEPQY, encoded by the exons ATGGAGCAACCTGCGTCTTCCAGCCAAGCAAACTGCGGCTGCTTCGACAAGAACTGTTCTTCACTGACGGTGGACGATGTCTACGAGATCGCCAAAGTAATTGGAGCCGAGCTGGAGAGGCTCATCGACGGCTACGGCAAGGAGAGCGTGCTGGGCCTGGTGCCCAGGGTGGTGAAAGTGCTGGAGCTTCTGGAGAGCTTCACGGCTCGGAATCACGCACACAAGCACAGGGAAGAAGAACTGCTCCGGACCTTTGAGAGCTTTCAGCTACAGCAGAAAAAACGGGTGTGCAAGGACACTGACGCAATCAACGAAAATCACGAAACCAGG gagcagcagcaacagaagGAGCAGCAGTGGAGGAGCAAATGTGAGGAACTGCAAGTGCAAATCCAGCAGCTCCAGGAGGACAACGGGCAGCTGCAGAGCAGGTTAAAAGGGAGCCATGCACAGGATG ATCGTGTCCAGCGGCAGGAGCGAGAAGTGATGCTGAAGCTGAAGCAGGTGGTGGACAAGCAGAGAGATGAGCTCAGGGCCAAAGTCCAAGAGATCACCACCATTTCCAAGGAAGCGGAGGCG CTCCAGGAGCAGTTGGACCGCTTCATGAAGATGAATGGGGAGCTGcgacacaaacaaaacgtgCTGCAGGCTCAGCTCAAGAGCACCGTGGAGAGAAAGGCCGACATGGAAGCCGACCTGAAAGAGAAAGTCAAAGTGATTGAAAAGCTGCAAGCGCAGATGGACAGAACCAACAGCAACAGCCAC TCCATTCCGAGTCAGATGAACAGTAAGACGGAGCCTTCAGCTGACCTAAATGATCATGACCAGCCGTGTTTCACCAAAAAGGAAGTGCGTGACATCATTTTTGAGCGCAATGAGGTCAAAACCAACCTCTTCCTGGTGCAAGAAGAGCTCAACTATTATCAAAG GGAGATTCTGAATGAGGAAAGGTGTCCTGGGTTCCTCTTGGAAGCGGTGCGAGCTgccatcaataaaaaaagaaaagtcatcaAAGCCAAGATGCTTGGAATTCCACCCCCTGATGACAGCAG TGACGAGGAAGACAAAGGTCCTGTGACTGAAGTGGATGGTTCTGAAAAGCCAGCAGAGTCACGAATTCGAAACCT CTTTGGCTTCCTGACGTGGTCGGGCAGTGGCCGGAGCCCCACCCACATGAGCAACTCCTCGTCCAGCTGGGAGATCATCGCAGACGGCGAGGCCAGTGGGGAGCCACAGTACTAA
- the LOC119133113 gene encoding RILP-like protein 1 isoform X1: MEQPASSSQANCGCFDKNCSSLTVDDVYEIAKVIGAELERLIDGYGKESVLGLVPRVVKVLELLESFTARNHAHKHREEELLRTFESFQLQQKKRVCKDTDAINENHETRQEQQQQKEQQWRSKCEELQVQIQQLQEDNGQLQSRLKGSHAQDDRVQRQEREVMLKLKQVVDKQRDELRAKVQEITTISKEAEALQEQLDRFMKMNGELRHKQNVLQAQLKSTVERKADMEADLKEKVKVIEKLQAQMDRTNSNSHSIPSQMNSKTEPSADLNDHDQPCFTKKEVRDIIFERNEVKTNLFLVQEELNYYQREILNEERCPGFLLEAVRAAINKKRKVIKAKMLGIPPPDDSSDEEDKGPVTEVDGSEKPAESRIRNLFGFLTWSGSGRSPTHMSNSSSSWEIIADGEASGEPQY, translated from the exons ATGGAGCAACCTGCGTCTTCCAGCCAAGCAAACTGCGGCTGCTTCGACAAGAACTGTTCTTCACTGACGGTGGACGATGTCTACGAGATCGCCAAAGTAATTGGAGCCGAGCTGGAGAGGCTCATCGACGGCTACGGCAAGGAGAGCGTGCTGGGCCTGGTGCCCAGGGTGGTGAAAGTGCTGGAGCTTCTGGAGAGCTTCACGGCTCGGAATCACGCACACAAGCACAGGGAAGAAGAACTGCTCCGGACCTTTGAGAGCTTTCAGCTACAGCAGAAAAAACGGGTGTGCAAGGACACTGACGCAATCAACGAAAATCACGAAACCAGG caggagcagcagcaacagaagGAGCAGCAGTGGAGGAGCAAATGTGAGGAACTGCAAGTGCAAATCCAGCAGCTCCAGGAGGACAACGGGCAGCTGCAGAGCAGGTTAAAAGGGAGCCATGCACAGGATG ATCGTGTCCAGCGGCAGGAGCGAGAAGTGATGCTGAAGCTGAAGCAGGTGGTGGACAAGCAGAGAGATGAGCTCAGGGCCAAAGTCCAAGAGATCACCACCATTTCCAAGGAAGCGGAGGCG CTCCAGGAGCAGTTGGACCGCTTCATGAAGATGAATGGGGAGCTGcgacacaaacaaaacgtgCTGCAGGCTCAGCTCAAGAGCACCGTGGAGAGAAAGGCCGACATGGAAGCCGACCTGAAAGAGAAAGTCAAAGTGATTGAAAAGCTGCAAGCGCAGATGGACAGAACCAACAGCAACAGCCAC TCCATTCCGAGTCAGATGAACAGTAAGACGGAGCCTTCAGCTGACCTAAATGATCATGACCAGCCGTGTTTCACCAAAAAGGAAGTGCGTGACATCATTTTTGAGCGCAATGAGGTCAAAACCAACCTCTTCCTGGTGCAAGAAGAGCTCAACTATTATCAAAG GGAGATTCTGAATGAGGAAAGGTGTCCTGGGTTCCTCTTGGAAGCGGTGCGAGCTgccatcaataaaaaaagaaaagtcatcaAAGCCAAGATGCTTGGAATTCCACCCCCTGATGACAGCAG TGACGAGGAAGACAAAGGTCCTGTGACTGAAGTGGATGGTTCTGAAAAGCCAGCAGAGTCACGAATTCGAAACCT CTTTGGCTTCCTGACGTGGTCGGGCAGTGGCCGGAGCCCCACCCACATGAGCAACTCCTCGTCCAGCTGGGAGATCATCGCAGACGGCGAGGCCAGTGGGGAGCCACAGTACTAA